In a genomic window of Temperatibacter marinus:
- a CDS encoding response regulator, producing MTILPDKGNLAIAYNDSINGGASIGILSFAEGKLTLDCQTIRVGDIFPFCSLRQPLTPDLKSIDISAYDSLELSLELKSESRDTVLIYLMGDEGNNAQGQPIIKAMLRTVDPGTGINHHSLPLNRFLVPSWWMFSFPNRDSTTTLDKITDIQISTGDAVHERQETIIVHGMELRGKWISLTELLMLLSLIWTALAVKAIRDTNALKNQFLANMSHEIRTPMNAIVLALKLARSGKDVKEIKKLLDSAITSSNLMLGIINDILDLSKLESGKLTIRKEKWSPYALITNTSDLMAKTAAEKGLEFKVENQLPPECYYWGDEIRVGQVINNLVGNALKFTSKGYVIIRASIKDTQGSYSLDVEIEDTGPGITPEDQHTLFDRFVQVEHSVKSIEGSGLGLAITKELVNLMGGDLTVESDGATGSLFKFMIPIKEAKASPKEPKVSREDQFDHSLSILVAEDIPLMQQLLSKLLEKLGHSVHIASNGQEAVEMASSAQYRFDVILMDNQMPFLSGIEATKIIRKAGIRTPIIALTADAMETQQDAFIKAKMDGFIAKPVEEERLIKEISRVIRSKSV from the coding sequence ATGACTATATTGCCTGATAAAGGTAACTTAGCTATAGCCTATAATGATTCAATCAACGGCGGCGCCTCCATCGGTATATTATCCTTTGCAGAAGGCAAACTCACTCTAGACTGTCAAACAATACGCGTGGGAGACATTTTCCCTTTTTGCAGCCTTAGGCAGCCACTCACTCCTGACTTAAAATCGATCGATATATCAGCCTACGATAGTTTAGAACTCTCGTTAGAGCTTAAGTCAGAAAGCCGGGACACAGTGCTTATCTATCTGATGGGAGACGAAGGGAACAATGCGCAAGGGCAGCCCATAATTAAAGCAATGCTAAGGACCGTAGATCCCGGAACCGGCATCAATCACCACTCCTTACCTTTAAATAGATTTCTTGTACCGTCCTGGTGGATGTTTTCATTTCCAAATCGAGACAGCACAACGACTTTGGATAAAATTACAGATATTCAAATTTCAACAGGAGATGCAGTACATGAACGGCAAGAAACCATTATTGTGCACGGCATGGAACTCCGAGGGAAATGGATTAGTTTAACAGAACTATTGATGCTACTTAGCCTTATCTGGACAGCTTTAGCCGTCAAAGCGATCCGTGATACGAATGCCTTAAAAAATCAATTTTTGGCAAATATGAGCCACGAAATTAGAACCCCTATGAATGCGATAGTCCTTGCGTTAAAGCTAGCGCGTTCTGGAAAAGATGTTAAGGAAATCAAAAAGCTATTAGATTCTGCGATCACATCATCAAACTTAATGCTTGGAATCATTAACGACATTCTTGATTTGTCAAAGTTAGAAAGCGGCAAACTAACGATCCGCAAAGAAAAATGGTCCCCCTATGCTCTTATAACAAACACCTCGGACCTCATGGCCAAGACAGCGGCGGAAAAAGGCTTAGAATTTAAAGTTGAAAACCAGCTCCCCCCCGAGTGTTACTATTGGGGTGACGAGATCCGGGTCGGCCAAGTCATCAATAATTTAGTCGGAAACGCTCTGAAATTCACATCAAAAGGATATGTTATCATCAGAGCATCCATCAAAGACACTCAGGGGTCCTATTCTCTTGATGTTGAAATCGAAGATACAGGGCCCGGCATCACACCAGAAGATCAACACACCTTGTTCGATAGATTTGTTCAAGTAGAACATAGCGTAAAATCAATAGAGGGGTCAGGACTAGGCCTGGCTATAACAAAAGAGCTCGTTAACTTGATGGGCGGTGATCTTACTGTTGAAAGTGACGGGGCGACAGGCAGTCTCTTTAAATTTATGATCCCAATAAAAGAGGCAAAGGCTTCTCCAAAAGAGCCTAAAGTTTCCAGGGAGGATCAGTTTGATCACTCCCTAAGCATCTTAGTCGCAGAAGATATTCCTTTAATGCAACAACTATTGTCGAAGCTATTAGAAAAATTAGGTCATTCAGTCCATATAGCCAGCAATGGTCAAGAAGCTGTAGAGATGGCATCCTCAGCCCAATACCGCTTTGATGTGATCCTTATGGATAATCAAATGCCTTTCCTCAGCGGGATTGAGGCCACCAAGATCATCCGCAAGGCAGGCATTAGAACACCAATTATTGCTCTCACTGCAGATGCTATGGAAACCCAACAAGATGCCTTTATCAAAGCTAAAATGGATGGTTTTATAGCCAAGCCTGTTGAAGAAGAGCGCTTAATTAAAGAAATTAGCCGCGTCATAAGATCTAAATCAGTCTAA